The sequence below is a genomic window from Amycolatopsis sulphurea.
TACACGACGATCCAGAACTGGTCGAACAACGTGTACAACCTGGTCACCAAGCGCGCCAAGTGCGAAGAGGGCGCGACCATGGAGTGGGTCGACGGCAACATCGGCTCCAAGGTGACCATGAAGTACCCGTCGGTCTTCCTGATGGGCGAGCACGCCAAGGGCGAGGTCCTGTCGGTCGCGTTCGCCGGTGAGGGCCAGCACCAGGACGCGGGCGCCAAGATGGAGCACCTCGCCCCGCACACCTCCTCGACGATCGTGTCGAAGTCGGTGGCGCGCGGCGGTGGCCGCACGTCCTACCGCGGCCTGGTGAAGGTCGCGAAGCGGGCGCACCACTCGCGGTCCTCGGTGGTCTGCGACGCGCTGCTGGTGGACACCATCTCGCGCTCGGACACCTACCCGTACGTGGACATCCGCAACGACGAGGTGTCCATGGGCCACGAGGCCACCGTGTCCAAGGTCAGCGAAGAGCAGCTGTTCTACCTGATGTCCCGCGGCCTGGCCGAGGACGAGGCGATGGCGATGATCGTGCGCGGGTTCGTCGAGCCCATCGCGCGGGAGCTGCCGATGGAGTACGCGCTCGAGCTGAACCGCCTGATCGAGCTTCAGATGGAAGGGTCCGTCGGCTGACCATGTCCGTGGCAGAGAACAACGTTTCGGAAGCGCTTCGCGAGGGGGCCGTCATTCCGGCGGCCTCCCGCGCGGAGCGGTTCACCTCCTACGACGTCGCGGCCTTCGAGGTCCCCGGCGGGCGTGAGGAGAACTGGCGCTTCACTCCGATGAAGCGCCTGCGCGGCCTGCACGACGGCACCGCGGCCGCTTCGGGCGAGATCACCCTGGAGACCGACGCGGCGCCGGAACTGAAGATCGAGACGGTCGGCCGTGACGACGTCCGCCTCGGCGAGGCGGGCGTGCCCAGCGACCGGATCGCGGCGCAGGCGTACTCCTCCTTCACGCAGGCCACCGTGGTGACCGTGCCGAAGGAGACCAAGGCGTCGAAGGCGTCGACGCTGCGCGTACACGGCCCCGGCGAGGGCAAGGTCGCGTACGGGCACCTGCAGGTTCGCGCCGAGGCGTTCGCCGAAGCGGTGATCGTGCTCGACCACGTCGGCTCCGGCACGTACGCGGACAACGTCGAGTTCGTCATCGGCGACTCGGCGAAGATCACCGTGGTCAGCGTCCAGGACTGGGCCGACGACGCGGTGCACGTCTCCGAGCAGCACCTGCGGCTGGGCCGCGACGCGACGCTCAAGCACACCGTGGTCACCCTCGGCGGCGACTTGGTGCGCGTGTCGCCCACCGCGACCTTCGCGGACAAGGGCGGCGACGTGGAGATGCTCGGCCTGTACTTCGCCGACGCCGGGCAGCACCAGGAGCACCGGCTGTTCGTGGACCACGCGGTGGCCCACTGCAAGTCCAACGTGATGTACAAGGGCGCGCTGCAGGGCAACGACGCACACACCGTGTGGATCGGTGACGTGCTGATCCGCGCGGCCGCCGAGGCCACCGACACCTACGAGCTCAACCGCAACCTGGTGCTCACGCCCGGGGCGCGCGCGGACTCGGTGCCGAACCTGGAGATCGAGACCGGCGAGATCGAAGGCGCCGGCCACGCGAGCGCCACGGGAAGGTTCGACGACGAGCAGTTGTTCTACCTCCAGTCGCGCGGTATCGGCGAGGAGGCCGCGCGCCGGCTGGTCGTGCGCGGGTTCTTCCACGAGATCCTGGTCCGCATCGGTGTGCCCGAGGTGCGCGAGCGCCTCGAAGCGGCGATCGAAGCCGAACTCGAAGCCGTCGGCGCCTGAGCCGGTCCGTCCACATCAGACTGAGGAACACAGAATGGCTACCCTGGAAATCAAGGACCTGCACGCTTCGGTGACCACCGAGGAAGGTGCCAAGGAGATCCTGAAGGGCGTGAACCTGACCATCCGGTCGGGGGAAACGCACGCGATCATGGGCCCCAACGGCTCCGGCAAGTCCACCCTGTCCTACGCCATCGCCGGGCACCCCAAGTACCAGGTCACCTCCGGCGAGGTGCTGCTGGACGGCGAGAACGTGCTCGAGATGAGCGTTGATGAACGCGCCCGCGCCGGCCTCTTCCTCGCCATGCAGTACCCGGTCGAGGTGCCCGGCGTCTCGATGTCGAACTTCCTGCGCACCGCGGCCACCGCGGTCCGGGGCGAGGCTCCCAAGCTGCGCCACTGGGTCAAGGAGGTCAAGGAGGAGATGGGCAAGCTCGGCATCTCGAGTGAGTTCGCCGAGCGCTCGGTGAACGAGGGCTTCTCCGGCGGGGAGAAGAAGCGGCACGAGATCCTGCAGCTGGCACTGCTCAGGCCGAAGTTCGCGATCCTCGACGAGACCGACTCCGGCCTCGACGTGGACGCGCTGCGGGTGGTCTCCGAGGGCGTCAACGAATACAAGGCGGGCAGCGAGGTCGGCGTCATGCTGATCACGCACTACACCCGGATCCTGCGGCACATCACCCCGGACTTCGTGCACGTGTTCGCCGGCGGCCGGGTGGTCGAGTCGGGCGGCCGCGAGCTGGCCGACGAGCTGGAGGAGAACGGGTACGTGAAGTACGTGGGCTCTGCCGAGCCCGCCGGCTCTGGAGGCATGAGCCAGTCGGCGAAGGCCTGACGTACCGCGCCTGAGTTCCCGACTACACCGAGAGGAGTTGGCTCGATGACCACCACGGCCTCGAACAGCCTGACCAACTCTGTGCCCCTTGACGTGGCGGCACTGCGCGCCGACTTCCCGATCCTGTCCCGCACGGTGCGCGACGGGAAACCCTTGGTGTACCTGGACTCCGGGGCGACCTCGCAACGGCCGGTGCAGGTTCTCGACGCGGAGCGGCAGTACGTGCTCACGTCGAACTCGGCCGTGCACCGTGGTGCGCACCAGCTGTCCGAAGAGGCCACCGACGCCTACGAAGCCGCGCGGGCGAAGACCGCCGAGTTCGTCGGCGCCCAGCCGGAAGAGCTGGTGTTCACCAAGAACGCCACCGAGGGCATCAACCTCGTGGCGTACGCGATGAGCAATGCCGTCACCGCCGGTCCGGAGGCTTCCCGGTTCCGGATCGGCGAGGGCGACGAGATCGTCATCACGGAGCTGGAGCACCACGCGAATCTGGTGCCCTGGCAGCAGTTGTGCCAGCGGACCGGGGCGACGCTGAAGTGGTTCAAGGTCACTCCGGAAGGCCGGCTCGATCTGTCCGATGCAGACGAGCTGATCACGCCGCGCACCAAGGTGGTCGCGTTCGCGCACCAGTCCAATGTGCTCGGTACGGTCAACCCGGTGGATACGCTGGTGGCCAAGGCGAAGGCGGTCGGCGCGCTGACCGTGCTGGACGCTTGCCAGTCGGTGCCGCACTTCTCCGTCGACTTCCACGCGCTGGACGTCGATTTCGCGGTGTTCTCCGGGCACAAGATGCTGGCTCCGTCCGGCATCGGCGTGCTCTACGGCCGTACCGAACTGCTCGCCGCGATGCCGCCGTTCCTCACCGGCGGTTCGATGATCGAGCTGGTCACGATGGAGCGCACCACGTTCGCCGCGCCGCCGCAGCGGTTCGAGGCCGGGGTGCCGATGACCTCGCAGGCGATCGGCCTCGGCGCGGCGGTGGACTACCTGTCCGCGGTCGGGATGGACCGGATCGCGGCCCACGAGCACGAGCTGGCGGCGGCCGCGATCGCGGGCATCGGGGCGATCCCCGGCGTGCGCATCATCGGCCCGACCGATCTGGCCGACCGCGGCGCCACCGTCGCGTTCGTGATCGACGGCGTGCACCCGCACGACGCCGGTCAGGTGCTCGACAGCCTCGGTATCGCCGTGCGGGTGGGGCACCACTGCGCGTGGCCGCTGCACCGGGCCTGCTCGGTGCCGGCCACGGTACGGGCGAGCTTCTACCTGTACAACACACTGTCCGAAGTGGACGCGCTGGTCGCCGGGATCCGTGCGGCGCAGAGGTTCTTCGGGGTCGCGGAATGAACCTGGAGAGCATGTACCAGGAGATCATCCTGGACCACTACAAGAACCCGCACGGGCGCGGCCTGCGTGATCCGTTCGACGCCGAGTCCTTCCAGGTCAACCCGACCTGCGGGGACGAGATCACGTTGCGGGTCAAGGTGACCGGCGGCAAGGTCGAGGACGTGTCCTACGCCGGGCAGGGCTGCTCGATCAGCCAGGCCTCGGCCTCGGTGCTGACCGATCTCGTGGTCGGCCGCACCGTCGAGGAGGCGTTCACCACCATGGACGCCTTCGTGGAGCTGATGCAGGGCAAGGGCAAGGTCGAACCGGACGAGGACGTGCTGGAGGACGGTGTCGCGTTCGCCGGCGTCGCGAAGTACCCGGCGCGCGTGAAGTGCGCGCTGCTGGGCTGGATGGCGTTCAAGGACGCGGTGTCCAGTACCACCACAGGAGCTGAGAAGGCATGAGCGAAGAGACGGCCATCGACCCGCGTGCGGGGCGCACCGCCGCGGACCTGCCCGAGCAGGCCGCCGCCGTGCCCGCCGACGTGGCCAGGATCGAGGACATCGAAGAGGCGATGCGCGACGTCGTCGACCCGGAACTCGGCATCAACGTGGTGGATCTGGGCCTGGTCTACGACATCCGGGTGGAGGCCGACAACTCGGCGACCCTGGACATGACGCTGACCTCGGCCGCCTGCCCGCTCACCGACGTGATCGAGGACCAGACCGGGGCCGCGCTGACCTCCGGCGGCCTGGTCAGCGACTTCCGGATCAACTGGGTCTGGATGCCGCCGTGGGGCCCGGAGAAGATCACCGAGGAGGGCCGCGAGCAGCTGCGCGCGCTCGGCTTCACGGTCTGAGTTCTCTTTGCCGGAAGGTCATCCCGGGGGCCGCGCCGGGGTGGCCTTCCGTGTCTTCGTCGTTCACCGCAATCCCGTATACTGTGCCGATCATTACCAATCCGACCACAGTCACGGCCTCATGGCTTCGTAGCAACGGTTACGTGCAGGGTGGGGGCGGCCTACTTTTGGTCGGATCAGTAACTACAGCCATGAATGAGGGACCGCGGGGCGCCGCTGCTGGTTCCGTGCTCGCGCCGGTAGCCGCCTGATGACGGTCTTCCGTTCCATCGTGCTGTTCGTGGCCGCCGCGATTCTGGAGATCGGCGGTGCCTGGCTCATCTGGCAAGGCCTGCGCGAACATCGCGGCTGGTGGTGGGTCGGCGCCGGGATCGTGGCCCTCGGGCTCTACGGTTTCGTCGCCACGCTGCAGCCGGACGCCGATTTCGGCCGCATCCTCGCCGCGTACGGCGGGGTTTTCGTCGCCGGCTCGCTCGCCTGGGGGATGGTCGCGGACGGCTACCGCCCGGATCGCTACGACGTGCTGGGTGCACTGCTCTGCCTCGCCGGCGTCGCCGTGATCATGTACGCACCGCGAGGCGGGTAGCACTCCGTCCACTGTGGACGATCCTTTCGGGGTTCGGTGGAGGAGTCTGCTTTCGGCTGTGGCCGCCCCTGTGGTGAACTTCCAACCTCATCGAGGCGTACCCCAGGGTTCCGGCAAAGGTGGTCGGGGACCCGGCAGTGGGCGATGCGGAGGTGTGTGCGACCACCTCGTGGCGTGCGCCGGGCCGGTTTCGGGTCTGTGAAGGGGCCCTTCACGGACTCAGAGTCTGTGAAGGGCCCCTTCACAGACCTCCACAGACCTCCGCACCGACTTTGCCGACACCCTGGGAGTTTTCGGTTATGTCGAGTGGTTGACTGCGGCCTCGCGCCCGTTGGGGCGAGTTGTGTCCGAAGTCCGGTGTTTCGACTTACTTCAATCACCGGGAGGGTCGTGCCTGCTGGGAGTCCCGGGTTGTGTCGAGTGGTTGACTGTGGCCTCGCGTCCGACGGGGGGCGAGTTGCGTCCGAAGTCCGGTGTTTCGACCTACCTCGATCACCGGGAGAGCCGTGCCTGCCGGGAGTCCCGGGCTATGCCGAACGGCTGACCGCGACCTCGCGCCCGATCCCGCGCAGCACCTCGACCCGGTCGCTGCCGGGGCGGCCGAGCACCCAGCTCGACCCGGGGACCGCCTTCGCGCGTTTCTTCAGCGGGGCCAGCAGCCGGGAAGCGTCCCGATAGGACGGAATCGACTCGGTCGCGCACACGAGCGTGGCCAGGGAGACGGTGACCGGCATGCCCTCCGCGGACCACTCCGTGTCCAGCATCGCCGCGGCGACGGGGGCGATCTCGTCCACGTCGCAGACGATCAGGAAATCGTCGCCGCCGACGTGGCTGACCCGCATCCGCGGCAGTCTCCGGGTCAGTTCGGTGAGCGTTCTGCCGAGGGTGCGGATCAGGTCGTCGCCCGCGGCGAAGCCGGCCTTGTCGTTGACCATCTTGAACGCGTCCACGTCCAGCCAGGCGGCCACGAACGGCTCGCCGGTCGCGATCCGGCGTTCCACGTCGCGGGCCACCGCCTCGCTGCCTGGCAGCCGGGTGAGCGGGCTGAGCGTGACGGCCTCCTCGACTTTCGCCTCCGCGACCCCGCGCACGACGTCGGTGACCAGCACGACGCCGAGGCAGTGCCCGGCCCCGTCGACCACGACCACGTCGTCGCCGGTGCGAGCCCAGTCCGCGTCGGTGACCAGTTCGAGGAACTCCAGCGCGCTCGCCCCGGCCTCGATGGTGTGCGGCTTGTCCGCCAGCCGCCCGGCTGGTCGCTTCGCGTGCAGAGCGTGACCGTACGGGCCGGTGACCGCGACGAGGAACCGTGTCCGGTCCACCGACCACTGCGGACGGTGATTCTCGTCCACGCCGATCACTCCGCTCGGCGCGTCCGCGGCGGCCAGTACTTCGCGGACGTCGTCGCAGGTGGCGTCCTCGGGCAGGGTGGTGGCGGGGCGGAGGAAGTCCGCGATTCGCGGGGCCTGCGGGGGAGCGGGGGTGCGGCGGTCGTCCGGCACCACCGCGCCCGCCGCCGGGGCGGACCGGTGCGCGGCGGGCGGGGCCAGCAGGTTGCCCTGCGCGATCCGCACGCCGAGGCGCTGAGCCGCGTCCAGCTGCGGGCCGGTCTCGATGCCGGTCGCCACCATCCGGATGCTGGTCCGGGTCGTGAAGTGCAGCAGCGCTTCGACCACGGCCACCGAGGCCGGGTCGTCGGGCAGCCCGCGCAGCACGCTGCGATCCAGCTTGATCAGGTCCACCGGGGCCCGCGCGAGCAGGGCCAGCGGCAGATCCCCGCGGCCGAGCCCGTCGAGGGCGAGCCGGAAGCCGAGTTCGGTGACCATGCGCATCCCGGCCAGCAGCCGATCCGCGGGCAGGTGGGTGAACGGCGGCCCGATCTCGAGCACCACGTCGCGGGTGCGCCGCCCGGCCGCGCCGAGTTCGGCGATCAGCTCGTCGAACGCCGACGGCGCGGCGGCGAGCGTGCGGGCGGAGAGGTTCAGGTGCAACGGCAGCGCGCTGGGCCGGGTGGCCTCCTGCCGCACCGCGGCGGCGGCGAGCCCCAGGTCGACCTCGGTGAGCCGGCCGGCGCGGCGGGCCTCGGCAAGCAGCTCGTGCGCGGTGCCCCGGCCCGGTCGCGCGAGTGCTTCGTACGCGACAACGCCGCCGGTGTGCAGGCTGTACATCGGCTGAAAGGCGAAGCGGACCGCACG
It includes:
- the sufD gene encoding Fe-S cluster assembly protein SufD, translated to MSVAENNVSEALREGAVIPAASRAERFTSYDVAAFEVPGGREENWRFTPMKRLRGLHDGTAAASGEITLETDAAPELKIETVGRDDVRLGEAGVPSDRIAAQAYSSFTQATVVTVPKETKASKASTLRVHGPGEGKVAYGHLQVRAEAFAEAVIVLDHVGSGTYADNVEFVIGDSAKITVVSVQDWADDAVHVSEQHLRLGRDATLKHTVVTLGGDLVRVSPTATFADKGGDVEMLGLYFADAGQHQEHRLFVDHAVAHCKSNVMYKGALQGNDAHTVWIGDVLIRAAAEATDTYELNRNLVLTPGARADSVPNLEIETGEIEGAGHASATGRFDDEQLFYLQSRGIGEEAARRLVVRGFFHEILVRIGVPEVRERLEAAIEAELEAVGA
- the sufC gene encoding Fe-S cluster assembly ATPase SufC; amino-acid sequence: MATLEIKDLHASVTTEEGAKEILKGVNLTIRSGETHAIMGPNGSGKSTLSYAIAGHPKYQVTSGEVLLDGENVLEMSVDERARAGLFLAMQYPVEVPGVSMSNFLRTAATAVRGEAPKLRHWVKEVKEEMGKLGISSEFAERSVNEGFSGGEKKRHEILQLALLRPKFAILDETDSGLDVDALRVVSEGVNEYKAGSEVGVMLITHYTRILRHITPDFVHVFAGGRVVESGGRELADELEENGYVKYVGSAEPAGSGGMSQSAKA
- a CDS encoding cysteine desulfurase — protein: MTTTASNSLTNSVPLDVAALRADFPILSRTVRDGKPLVYLDSGATSQRPVQVLDAERQYVLTSNSAVHRGAHQLSEEATDAYEAARAKTAEFVGAQPEELVFTKNATEGINLVAYAMSNAVTAGPEASRFRIGEGDEIVITELEHHANLVPWQQLCQRTGATLKWFKVTPEGRLDLSDADELITPRTKVVAFAHQSNVLGTVNPVDTLVAKAKAVGALTVLDACQSVPHFSVDFHALDVDFAVFSGHKMLAPSGIGVLYGRTELLAAMPPFLTGGSMIELVTMERTTFAAPPQRFEAGVPMTSQAIGLGAAVDYLSAVGMDRIAAHEHELAAAAIAGIGAIPGVRIIGPTDLADRGATVAFVIDGVHPHDAGQVLDSLGIAVRVGHHCAWPLHRACSVPATVRASFYLYNTLSEVDALVAGIRAAQRFFGVAE
- the sufU gene encoding Fe-S cluster assembly sulfur transfer protein SufU; the encoded protein is MNLESMYQEIILDHYKNPHGRGLRDPFDAESFQVNPTCGDEITLRVKVTGGKVEDVSYAGQGCSISQASASVLTDLVVGRTVEEAFTTMDAFVELMQGKGKVEPDEDVLEDGVAFAGVAKYPARVKCALLGWMAFKDAVSSTTTGAEKA
- a CDS encoding metal-sulfur cluster assembly factor — encoded protein: MSEETAIDPRAGRTAADLPEQAAAVPADVARIEDIEEAMRDVVDPELGINVVDLGLVYDIRVEADNSATLDMTLTSAACPLTDVIEDQTGAALTSGGLVSDFRINWVWMPPWGPEKITEEGREQLRALGFTV
- a CDS encoding YnfA family protein — encoded protein: MTVFRSIVLFVAAAILEIGGAWLIWQGLREHRGWWWVGAGIVALGLYGFVATLQPDADFGRILAAYGGVFVAGSLAWGMVADGYRPDRYDVLGALLCLAGVAVIMYAPRGG
- a CDS encoding GGDEF domain-containing protein, which encodes MTTLRAVRFAFQPMYSLHTGGVVAYEALARPGRGTAHELLAEARRAGRLTEVDLGLAAAAVRQEATRPSALPLHLNLSARTLAAAPSAFDELIAELGAAGRRTRDVVLEIGPPFTHLPADRLLAGMRMVTELGFRLALDGLGRGDLPLALLARAPVDLIKLDRSVLRGLPDDPASVAVVEALLHFTTRTSIRMVATGIETGPQLDAAQRLGVRIAQGNLLAPPAAHRSAPAAGAVVPDDRRTPAPPQAPRIADFLRPATTLPEDATCDDVREVLAAADAPSGVIGVDENHRPQWSVDRTRFLVAVTGPYGHALHAKRPAGRLADKPHTIEAGASALEFLELVTDADWARTGDDVVVVDGAGHCLGVVLVTDVVRGVAEAKVEEAVTLSPLTRLPGSEAVARDVERRIATGEPFVAAWLDVDAFKMVNDKAGFAAGDDLIRTLGRTLTELTRRLPRMRVSHVGGDDFLIVCDVDEIAPVAAAMLDTEWSAEGMPVTVSLATLVCATESIPSYRDASRLLAPLKKRAKAVPGSSWVLGRPGSDRVEVLRGIGREVAVSRSA